In the Mytilus galloprovincialis chromosome 10, xbMytGall1.hap1.1, whole genome shotgun sequence genome, one interval contains:
- the LOC143049877 gene encoding uncharacterized protein LOC143049877 produces MCAKCKDKIHAKLKNNKDHKVIDIKEVGLKLETPDFSDLKCESHRDQSCVLFCTTCQMLVCTSCITKFHNGHGFVEIIEGYELNMEKIRNEHKKAMEIIDELTKGKREMSHIRKEDTEKYKELKKKIEDREIYLKNAVEKFVKELKEDLIRKWREFQKDEINHIDKVVDNLQELSLKAEDILQSNVAEKVFNESAKLAIAVSKSKIRPGTISFLPGQMSPYNVGSLQVVSYAIDVRIVKQFQTDISRVFHLSSCPGNSLWISDDKVLQKVKPVEYKLTVESTFDIDLCGMFGTPTGDLLVIPINKSVLKQISGKTGELTDSIYNLSPLYPTSVHVTIDGKVVVGVKSGGPAWPVTGRRAIIVMNQKGEHDISYEHDKNNIRIFTYVRSITSTDNGNICVVDKLAKDGRGTVVVLNRDGDILQIYTGHHEVNIEDKPFQPVNIVTTPSDNIIVKVLSSDIFHILNNCGQLITHYNVGDLGITMSYSLCFTRNDDQLYIGCSQTNGSSGKIPVYGVKISGC; encoded by the coding sequence ATGTGCGCTAAATGCAAGGACAAAATTCAtgccaaattaaaaaataacaaagaccACAAAGTTATCGATATAAAAGAAGTCGGACTTAAACTTGAAACACCTGATTTTAGCGATTTGAAATGTGAAAGTCATCGCGATCAGTCTTGTGTTTTGTTTTGCACAACGTGCCAAATGTTAGTTTGTACATCATGCATTACAAAATTCCATAATGGCCATGGCTTTGTAGAAATTATCGAGGGCTATGAACTCAACATGGAAAAAATAAGAAATGAACACAAAAAAGCAATGGAAATAATCGATGAATTGACGAAAGGAAAGAGAGAAATGAGTCACATTCGCAAAGAAGACACCGAAAAATATAAAGAGCTTAAAAAGAAAATTGAGGATCGGGAAATTTATTTGAAGAATGCCGtagaaaagtttgttaaagaattaaaagaggatttaaTTAGAAAATGGAGGGAATTTCAGAAGGATGAAATTAACCATATCGACAAAGTCGTAGATAACTTACAGGAACTCAGTTTAAAAGCGGAAGATATACTCCAGTCCAATGTCGCCGAAAAAGTATTCAATGAATCCGCAAAATTGGCTATAGCTGTAAGTAAATCTAAAATCAGACCCGGTACTATATCATTTCTCCCAGGGCAAATGTCCCCCTATAACGTGGGATCGTTGCAAGTTGTGTCTTATGCCATCGACGTACGTATTGTTAAACAATTCCAAACTGATATTTCTAGAGTGTTTCACCTATCGTCATGTCCTGGTAATTCTCTATGGATAAGTGATGACAAAGTGTTACAGAAAGTTAAACCAGTAGAATATAAACTGACAGTAGAATCAACATTTGACATTGATCTCTGTGGAATGTTTGGTACTCCGACTGGTGACCTTCTTGTGATCCCGATTAataaatcagtactgaaacaaaTCAGTGGAAAAACAGGAGAACTTACTGATTCTATTTATAATTTGTCTCCGTTATATCCTACTTCCGTACATGTGACTATAGATGGTAAGGTCGTAGTGGGTGTCAAAAGTGGAGGACCAGCATGGCCGGTAACAGGCAGACGAGCTATCATTGTGATGAACCAGAAAGGCGAACATGATATAAGTTATGaacatgacaaaaacaacatcCGTATATTTACATATGTTAGGAGTATAACAAGTACCGATAACGGGAATATCTGTGTAGTTGATAAGCTAGCTAAGGATGGGAGAGGTACAGTTGTGGTGCTAAATAGGGATGGAGATATCCTACAGATCTACACCGGTCATCATGAGGTCAATATTGAGGACAAACCGTTCCAACCAGTAAACATTGTTACAACACCGTCTGACAATATTATTGTGAAAGTATTGAGCAGTGATATCTTTCACATACTGAATAACTGTGGCCAACTGATAACGCATTATAACGTCGGTGACTTAGGAATAACAATGTCATATTCACTTTGCTTTACAAGGAACGACGACCAATTGTATATTGGATGTTCCCAAACGAACGGAAGTTCCGGAAAGATACCTGTATACGGAGTGAAAATTTCTGGGTGTTAG